A stretch of the Aspergillus puulaauensis MK2 DNA, chromosome 6, nearly complete sequence genome encodes the following:
- a CDS encoding uncharacterized protein (COG:S;~EggNog:ENOG410PQ1S;~InterPro:IPR029032): MDALFQSLEQKFEAAGFDSNRWYILAITTLTASTQPYEAHQLYNYLINKPENATPDARKAIIRRLREALVKSISIVGVPKPIESILAIAKVERPEDRDYATTRENWQADRANHERAMGWYDKIYGRNASDTLGLFDAHRDFTWISTEITYGFYLSDRQVLDDLDTQLVVLPGIMIQNLKLETHWHIRGTRRLGVSSEKVQAIWEGVKLVAAFFEMKLDRVPTVQEVEYDV, encoded by the coding sequence ATGGACGCCCTCTTCCAGAGTCTCGAGCAGAAGTTCGAGGCTGCCGGCTTCGACTCCAACCGCTGGTACATCCTCGCAATTACAACGCTAACCGCCAGTACGCAGCCGTACGAAGCCCATCAGCTGTACAACTACCTCATCAACAAGCCCGAGAATGCCACACCTGACGCCCGCAAGGCCATTATCCGGAGGCTGCGCGAGGCCCTCGTAAAGTCCATCTCGATCGTGGGCGTGCCAAAGCCCATCGAGTCGATCTTGGCCATTGCCAAGGTCGAGAGGCCCGAGGACAGGGACTACGCGACCACGCGTGAGAACTGGCAGGCCGACAGGGCGAACCATGAGCGGGCGATGGGGTGGTATGATAAGATCTATGGGCGGAATGCCAGTGACACGCTGGGTCTGTTTGATGCGCACAGGGACTTTACGTGGATTAGCACGGAGATCACATATGGGTTCTATCTGTCGGATCGGCAGGTGCTCGATGATTTGGACACGCAGTTGGTGGTCCTTCCTGGTATCATGATTCAGaacctgaagctggagacgcATTGGCATATTCGCgggacgaggaggctgggCGTTAGTAGTGAGAAGGTGCAGGCTATCTGGGAGGGTGTCAAGCTGGTCGCGGCGTTCTTTGAGATGAAGCTGGACAGAGTGCCGACTGTTCAGGAGGTTGAGTATGATGTTTAG
- a CDS encoding uncharacterized protein (COG:G;~EggNog:ENOG410PIP0;~InterPro:IPR011701,IPR036259;~PFAM:PF07690;~TransMembrane:12 (i45-63o88-106i118-137o143-165i177-198o210-232i280-299o319-336i343-360o372-393i405-425o437-458i);~go_function: GO:0022857 - transmembrane transporter activity [Evidence IEA];~go_process: GO:0055085 - transmembrane transport [Evidence IEA]): MAASDNLEADLDSKRRSDQNADIRELSMEDVDAEKRLVRRIDRRMLLPTAIIYLLCYLDRSNVGNAKIMNAETGDALMQTNNITDREYTIGMMVFLVAYSIFEAPSNIALKLVQPHRWLGFLVVAFGAFCTGIGFTHTFNELAVLRFFLGAAEAGVFPGMIFYFTFWYKPSERAIRIAFFMCSATLSGAFGGAISYGVGHLNGRQGLEGWRWLFIIEGVPSIAVGLLVFVFMPSYPEKAGWLSPEEKELQARRLGPYRSSGDDKINWPDAKDTLTSIRLYLHYMTYLTIGCGVASMAYFAPTIVSGLGYDGLDAQLFTVPPYAVAYPITLLAAWLSDHYKDRGIIATIACGCACISFIIQASLPEDAFRARYAFLIIATSSVFAGLPSLNAWVGDNVRTTTANSLTIALNIAFSGPGQIIGVWIYRTQDAPAYRLGHGVNAGMSAVATGLALSLALYYRRLNKKIQGTGEIPWVT; this comes from the exons ATGGCCGCCAGCGACAATCTCGAGGCCGATCTGGACAGCAAGCGCCGGTCGGACCAGAACGCTGATATCCGGGAACTGAGCATGGAGGATGTAGATGCCGAGAAAAG ACTCGTCCGCCGCATCGACCGGCGCATGCTTCTGCCCACGGCCATCATCTATCTTTTGTGCTATCTGGATAGATCGAACGTTG GAAATGCCAAAATCATGAACGCCGAGACGGGCGACGCCCTGATGCAGaccaacaacatcaccgaccGCGAATACACAATCGGCATGATGGTCTTCCTGGTCGCCTATTCCATCTTCGAAGCCCCCAGCAATATCGCTCTCAAGCTGGTCCAGCCGCATCGCTGGCTCGGTTTCCTGGTCGTCGCGTTCGGCGCCTTCTGCACTGGCATTGGCTTTACGCATACATTCAACGAGTTGGCGGTTCTGCGCTTCTTCCTGGGAGCTGCTGAGGCAGGCGTGTTTCCTG GAATGATCTTCTACTTCACCTTCTGGTATAAACCCAGCGAGCGCGCGATTCGGATTGCCTTCTTCATGTGCAGCGCCACGCTGTCTGGTGCATTTGGAGG TGCAATTTCATACGGTGTTGGGCATTTGAATGGCCGTCAGGGCCTggagggctggagatggctgttCATCATCGAGGGCGTACCAAGCA TTGCTgtcggcctcctcgtcttcgtcttcatgcCAAGTTATCCTGAGAAGGCTGGGTGGTTGTCGcccgaagagaaagagctGCAGGCGCGTCGTCTGGGCCCATATCGCTCTTCAGG GGACGACAAAATCAACTGGCCTGATGCCAAAGACACGCTCACCTCGATCCGCCTTTACCTGCACTACATGACCTACCTGACTATCGGGTGTGGGGTTGCCTCGATGGCCTACTTCGCCCCAACCATCGTCAGCGGACTGGGCTACGATGGCCTTGATGCACAGCTGTTCACAGTGCCGCCATATGCCGTCGCCTATCCCATTACTCTGCTGGCGGCCTGGCTCTCCGATCACTACAAAGACCGGGGCATCATTGCCACCATCGCCTGTGGCTGCGCATGCATCTCATTCATCATCCAGG CTTCCCTTCCTGAAGATGCCTTCCGTGCTCGGTACGCGTTCCTGATCATCGCCACAAGCAGCGTCTTCGCAGGCCTCCCATCGCTCAACGCCTGGGTTGGCGACAACGTCCGCACCACGACAGCAAACTCGCTCACCATCGCCTTGAACATTGCATTCTCGGGGCCAGGTCAGATCATCGGTGTTTGGATCTACAGGACGCAGGATGCCCCGGCCTACCGTCTAGGGCACGGAGTCAATGCGGGCATGAGCGCCGTTGCTACAGGGCTGGCTCTCTCGTTGGCGTTATACTACCGTCGACTGAACAAGAAGATCCAGGGAACTGGTGAGATACCGTGGGTTACTTAG
- a CDS encoding NAD(P)-dependent alcohol dehydrogenase (COG:Q;~EggNog:ENOG410PK6E;~InterPro:IPR013154,IPR013149,IPR036291,IPR011032, IPR020843;~PFAM:PF00107,PF08240;~go_function: GO:0016491 - oxidoreductase activity [Evidence IEA];~go_process: GO:0055114 - oxidation-reduction process [Evidence IEA]) gives MAAEKSPRALISYGPLKAGGWKLENVSLRPLREKELLVEMVASGICQTDLHFAGAETGFGMHYPRVMGHEGAGYVRAVGPGTNVASVGDSVIMSFSSCKACEPCERSHPAHCAEFNAINFVAGPEDYVFKEASSESTSKPDIYGRFFGQSSFASLSIVQEDSIVNVSGLVEEQDLALMSPLGCGIQTGSGAIINAAAAGPGDRVAVIGLGGVGLSAVMGAKIAGCKQIIGIDRHESRLELAKELGATHVVRVDPSMALQDVTDAVVAITGGLGTNITLDTTGVPPLIAEGVKMTGFKGKILQVGTAPETAALEIPIHEFMVSGKQFMGVVEGDVVPQEYIPKLISWVKEGRLPLERVVKYYQAEDFETAIRDMQSGQTVKPIILW, from the exons ATGGCAGCTGAAAAGTCCCCCCGCGCCCTCATCTCATACGGCCCGCTCAAGGCCGGAGgatggaagctggagaaTGTCTCGCTACGCCCGCTGCGAGAGAAGGAGCTCCTCGTTGAAATGGTCGCGTCGGGGATCTGTCAGACGGATCTCCATTTTGCAGGTGCCGAAACCGGCTTTGGCATGCACTATCCTCGGGTTATGGGTCATGAAG gcgctggatatgTCCGAGCTGTTGGCCCTGGCACGAATGTAGCCAGTGTCGGGGACTCGGTCATTATGTCGTTCTCGTCGTGCAAGGCCTGTGAGCCCTGTGAGAGGAGTCATCCTGCGCATTGTGCTGAGTTCAACGCGATTAATTTTGTAGCTGGGCCGGAGGACTATGTCTTCAAGGAGGCTTCGTCGGAATCTACCTCGAAACCAGATATCTATGGAAGGTTCTTCGGGCAGTCGAGCTTTGCGAGCTTGTCGATTGTTCAGGAGGACTCGATTGTCAATGTATCCGGGCTCGTGGAGGAGCAAGATCTGGCCTTGATGTCGCCGCTGGGGTGCGGTATTCAAACAGGCAGTGGTGCAATCATCaatgcagctgctgcaggtccTGGTGACCGAGTAGCAGTTATCGGTCTCGGGGGCGTTGGTTTGAGTGCAGTTATGGGTGCGAAGATTGCTGGATGTAAACAGATTATCGGCATTGACCGACATGAGTCGAGGCTGGAGCTTGCAAAGGAACTGGGTGCCACGCATGTGGTCAGAGTTGATCCATCGATGGCCTTGCAGGATGTCACTGATGCTGTCGTCGCTATTACCGGTGGTTTAGGGACGAATATCACGCTGGATACAACTGGTGTGCCACCTTTGATCGCCGAAGGTGTCAAGATGACGGGATTCAAAGGGAAGATTCTACAGGTTGGGACAGCGCCTGAGACGGCTGCTCTGGAAATACCTATCCACGAGTTTATGGTCTCAGGAAAACAGTTCATGGGCGTCGTGGAGGGTGATGTTGTGCCCCAGGAGTATATACCCAAGTTGATATCCTGGGTGAAGGAAGGCAGATTACCCTTGGAAAGGGTTGTGAAGTATTATCAGgccgaggactttgagaCTGCAATCCGTGATATGCAGTCGGGACAGACAGTGAAGCCTATTATCTTATGGTGA
- a CDS encoding transcription factor domain-containing protein (COG:K;~EggNog:ENOG410Q2AE;~InterPro:IPR036864,IPR007219,IPR001138;~PFAM:PF00172,PF04082;~TransMembrane:1 (i178-199o);~go_function: GO:0000981 - DNA-binding transcription factor activity, RNA polymerase II-specific [Evidence IEA];~go_function: GO:0003677 - DNA binding [Evidence IEA];~go_function: GO:0008270 - zinc ion binding [Evidence IEA];~go_process: GO:0006351 - transcription, DNA-templated [Evidence IEA];~go_process: GO:0006355 - regulation of transcription, DNA-templated [Evidence IEA]) — protein sequence MHRREVAPGRSCLECRRRKIKCDRSHPCSYCVKVHIHCQYPPPRPSHGPDVDRRGASLGLNTAAAEECPSAVGATSSRGGNGSYQAPDIENVQVPPLQGSFQSLMAGPSHSPAANRSSSLLRPQAAIDLTAFRPSLASAMLIWQQYLDVVDPLLKIFHTPSVQQLVVRANCSREKMDIAAECLLFAIYYAAVAAMSPLACKTQLEGERGILLKRYRIGVEYLLSHLDLLNSTDMTVLQAFTLYLTIGRSDQDGPDVYALVGLATGMALKMGLNQDGEALGQPPFEVEMRRRLWWQLFILDIRAAEDRQSEPCILESSFNTRLPSNIGDADLHPQMSSPPVCGHNRTEMLYSLVRFEGSYFARQMVFSDGFDQANAYISLSTKQKRHAIDLFQKRIEDQYLSHCDDSIPIDKVTRWSIRLILDKLRLAAIDQTAEDARQGCIKLLQDAGELRRYEGGKQWLWLFQTYIEWDALACLLQNLRTDPVREEHDEGWHTARDVYTYWKNHESVRRDRRWDQIERLSQEVFATRNETSVGVHWFGHK from the exons ATGCATCGTCGAGAGGTCGCCCCCGGGCGGTCCTGCCTTgaatgccgccgccgcaagATCAAATGCGACCGGTCGCATCCGTGCTCCTACTGCGTCAAGGTCCACATCCACTGTCAATACCCTCCGCCACGGCCCTCTCACGGGCCGGATGTTGATAGACGCGGGGCATCTCTGGGGTTAAacactgcagctgctgagGAATGTCCCTCCGCAGTTGGAGCGACCTCCTCGCGGGGAGGGAATGGGAGCTATCAAGCTCCAGACATCGAGAACGTCCAAGTACCTCCATTGCAAGGCTCATTCCAGAGTCTAATGGCAGGCCCATCGCACTCTCCTGCTGCAAACCGCTCGTCAAGTCTTCTCAGACCACAAGCGGCCATTGATCTCACGGCTTTCCGCCCGTCGTTGGCATCGGCCATGCTCATTTGGCAGCAGTACCTGGACGTTGTGGATCCCCTCCTCAAGATATTCCATACTCCGTCGGTACAGCAGCTGGTTGTGAGGGCAAATTGCAGCCGAGAAAAGATGGATATTGCGGCAGAATGTTTGCTATTCGCGATATACTACGCAGCCGTTGCAGCGATGTCTCCGCTAGCCTGTAAAACACAGCTGGAGGGCGAAAGAGGCATCCTGCTGAAGAG ATATCGAATTGGAGTCGAGTATCTGCTTTCTCATTTGGACCTTTTGAACTCGACCGACATGACTGTACTGCAAGCATTCACTCTTTACCTG ACAATTGGGAGAAGCGACCAAGATGGTCCCGACGTCTACGCGCTGGTTGGGCTCGCTACTGGCATGGCTCTCAAGATGGGACTTAACCAAGACGGAGAAGCCCTCGGACAGCCGCCATTCGAGGTGGAAATGCGCCGGCGACTCTGGTGGCAGCTCTTCATTCTGGATATCCGGGCTGCGGAAGACCGCCAGTCGGAGCCTTGTATTCTGGAGTCTTCGTTCAATACGCGGTTGCCATCAAATATAGGGGATGCTGACCTTCATCCTCAGATGAGTAGCCCCCCAGTTTGTGGACACAACCGAACGGAGATGTTATATAGCCTTGTGCGCTTTGAGGGCAGTTACTTTGCCCGGCAGATGGTCTTTTCTGATGGGTTCGATCAGGCCAACGCGTATATATCGTTGTCGACGAAGCAAAAGCGCCACGCGATTGATCTCTTCCAGAAGCGCATCGAGGACCAGTATCTCTCACATTGTGATGATAGTATCCCTATAGATAAGGTCACCAGATGGTCCATCCGACTCATCCTTGACAAGCTGAGATTAGCAGCTATCGATCAGACAGCAGAGGACGCCCGACAAGGGTGCATAAAGCTCTTGCAGGATGCCGGAGAACTTAGAAGATATGAAGGGGGGAAGCAatggctttggctttttcAGACATACATCGAATGGGACGCATTGGCGTGTCTACTACAGAACCTACGTACTGATCCAGTCAGAGAAGAGCACGATGAAGGCTGGCACACAGCCCGTGACGTGTATACCTACTGGAAGAACCATGAGTCTGTTCGACGGGACCGACGTTGGGATCAGATAGAAAGGTTGTCGCAGGAAGTGTTTGCTACACGGAACGAGACGTCCGTAGGCGTTCACTGGTTTGGACACAAGTAA
- a CDS encoding uncharacterized protein (COG:Q;~EggNog:ENOG410PNMA;~InterPro:IPR036291,IPR002347;~PFAM:PF08659,PF00106,PF13561;~go_process: GO:0055114 - oxidation-reduction process [Evidence IEA]), which produces MGSSESQQSDVLAQLASKTVIVTGGAGGIGAATAKVFNTNGANVVIADIPSSQETAQKLIASFPYPEKAVFTPVDILNWEQMLDLFRGTIDRFGSIDTVVANAGIMEKTETLDIESTDDQGNLLESTGAFNVIDVNVKGTLNTLRLAMHYMKSSTNNSAGRKSIVLVASTSGYFGGTGVSAYVSSKHAIIGLLRSSHVTAKQHGITVTGIAPFFTYTNITAKAGTQWQADGLKPNTTADVGLAIAQNSVEGASGSCTLVAGPHRKEMEGSRSEIMPQWLGQGIFDFFQNAFKIISSSGGYNLPSNNSRA; this is translated from the exons ATGGGCTCTTCCGAGTCTCAACAGTCCGATGTCCTAGCCCAGCTGGCATCGAAGACTGTCATAGTGACCGGAGGCGCAGGCGGAATCGGTgcagccacagccaaagTTTTCAACACCAATGGCGCCAACGTGGTGATTGCCGATATTCCCAGCTCGCAGGAGACTGCCCAGAAGCTGATTGCGAGCTTCCCGTATCCTGAGAAAGCCGTTTTTACGCCCGTTGACATCCTCAACTGGGAGCAGATGCTGGATCTGTTCCGCGGGACCATAGACCGGTTCGGGTCCATCGACACTGTCGTCGCAAATGCAGGCATCATGGAGAAGACAGAGACGCTGGATATCGAAAGCACAGACGACCAGGGGAATCTGCTCGAGTCCACCGGTGCATTCAACGTTATCGACGTAAATGTGAAGGGTACATTAAACA CACTACGACTCGCTATGCATTACATGAAATCATCTACCAACAATAGCGCTGGGCGCAAATCAATTGTTCTCGTCGCTTCGACGTCCGGCTACTTTGGCGGCACTGGGGTGTCCGCATACGTATCCTCAAAGCACGCCATCATCGGCCTGCTGCGAAGCTCGCATGTCACAGCAAAACAACATGGAATCACAGTCACGGGCATAGCGCCCTTCTTCACATACACAAATATCACGGCCAAAGCGGGGACGCAGTGGCAGGCAGATGGTCTGAAACCGAACACAACGGCCGACGTCGGGCTGGCCATTGCGCAGAACTCGGTCGAGGGCGCTAGCGGTAGCTGTACGCTG GTCGCTGGTCCGCACCGCAAGGAAATGGAGGGCAGTCGAAGCGAGATCATGCCACAGTGGCTAGGTCAGGGTatctttgatttcttccagAATGCGTTCAAGATAATTTCCAGTAGTGGAGGATATAATCTTCCTAGTAATAACTCAAGGGCGTAA
- a CDS encoding aromatic alcohol reductase (COG:S;~EggNog:ENOG410PV5R;~InterPro:IPR036291,IPR008030;~PFAM:PF05368,PF03435,PF01118,PF13460), whose translation MTSPLKNIAIVGASGSIGKIILSGLLNSKDFNITVLTRSSSEATFPAGVTVRKSDFSSGDLQKIFKGQDAVISAVGATGFADQKKLIDAAIHAGVSRFLPSEFSADSLNDAVLGLLPLFGQKKEVIEYLKSKQSDSFTWTGVATAPLFDWGINNGFLGYDIASRSAIIWNSGDKRFTATNEKQLGDAVVAVLKRPQATANQYLYVSSVDTTQKEILAALEKATGAPWSTQNTTTESEVSEGTKKLQAGDFSGALTLVRATTYGDIPGLGSNYATDRVLANLLLGLKEESVEDTLQRVVSEYKSV comes from the exons ATGACTTCTCCATTGAagaacatcgccatcgtcggA GCCAGCGGCAGCATTGGCAAGATCATTCTTTCAGGCCTTCTGAATTCCAAGGACTTCAATATCACCGTCTTGACTCGCTCCTCCAGCGAAGCAACCTTCCCTGCCGGCGTCACTGTCCGCAAGTCCGACTTCTCCAGCGGCGACCTGCAGAAAATTTTTAAGGGACAGGATGCTGTGATCTCCGCAGTGGGCGCAACTGGATTTGCAGaccagaagaagctcattgaCGCCGCTATTCATGCTGGTGTTTCCAGGTTCCTGCCCTCCGAGTTCTCGGCAGACAGCCTGAACGACGCTGTGCTTGGCCTGCTTCCTCTCTTCGGTCAAAAGAAAGAGGTCATCGAGTACCTGAAGTCCAAGCAGTCCGATTCTTTTACTTGGACTGGAGTGGCCACTGCTCCCCTGTTCGACTGG GGCATTAACAATGGCTTTCTTGGCTATGACATTGCCTCTCGCTCGGCTATAATCTGGAATTCTGGTGACAAAAGATTCACTGCCACCAATGAGAAGCAGTTGGGTGATGCTGTGGTCGCGGTCCTGAAGCGTCCTCAGGCTACTGCCAACCAGTATCTCTACGTCTCCTCGGTCGATACAACCCAGAAGGAGATTCTGGCTGCTTTGGAGAAAGCCACGGGGGCGCCGTGGAGTACTCAGAATACTACTACCGAGTCCGAAGTCAGCGAAGGCACCAAGAAACTCCAGGCGGGTGATTTCAGCGGTGCTCTCACCCTGGTCCGCGCCACCACTTACGGCGACATCCCCGGCTTGGGCTCTAACTATGCAACTGATAGGGTCCTCGCAAATTTGCTACTAGggctgaaggaggaaagcgTTGAAGACACTCTTCAGAGAGTTGTTTCTGAATATAAGTCTGTTTAA
- a CDS encoding cytochrome P450 (COG:Q;~EggNog:ENOG410PJ8D;~InterPro:IPR001128,IPR017972,IPR002401,IPR036396;~PFAM:PF00067;~go_function: GO:0005506 - iron ion binding [Evidence IEA];~go_function: GO:0016705 - oxidoreductase activity, acting on paired donors, with incorporation or reduction of molecular oxygen [Evidence IEA];~go_function: GO:0020037 - heme binding [Evidence IEA];~go_process: GO:0055114 - oxidation-reduction process [Evidence IEA]), with protein MLPITPILVAVATTALIYRLLQIGRRPKNYPPGPPTLPILGNIHQMPSQDAHLQFEKWAREYGPIYSLMLGTQCMIVLSSDMAVKELLDRRSGIYSSRQDMYIGQQLCSGSLRMLMMKYGPTWRMFRKMVHGLLNVVTSKSYIPYQMLENKQLLYQFLTEPDDFLKHIRRYSNALTTTMVFGWRTPTYDDPKMMQLFDGFNEFADLNQTGPAAFVDFFPFFQKLPSFLLPAKKKAMELHKHEKALYKGHWLKAKEDIRNDNIKPCFCIGMNEAQKKDGFSDDQASYISGTLLEAGSDTTSSTLYAFVQAMLLYPDVQRKAQEEIDRVIGTERLPVMEDLDDLQYIRGCMKETLRWMPTTIMGAVPHAVTQDDEYMGYFIPKGAGVLHNVWAIGMDPERHPNPRQFNPDRFKDDRQSLGDAAANPDGTKRDAFTFGAGRRICPGIHVAERSLFLGISRILWSFDIRPAKDADGKDIIPDQERLTQGFVCMPEEFPASITPRSKERADMVRKEWEEAQKECLDPESRQWLQSPVDSKKALRGMS; from the exons ATGCTTCCAATTACCCCAATTCTTGTGGCGGTTGCCACGACTGCCCTCATTTACCGGCTTCTTCAAATCGGTCGCCGTCCCAAGAACTACCCTCCGGGCCCTCCAACCCTACCTATACTCGGCAACATCCACCAG ATGCCCAGCCAGGACGCTCACCTCCAGTTCGAGAAATGGGCGCGCGAGTACGGTCCCATTTACAGTCTCATGCTCGGCACTCAGTGCATGATTGTTCTATCAAGCGATATGGCTGTCAAGGAGCTCCTTGATCGCCGCAGTGGAATCTACTCCTCCAGGCAGGATATGTATATTGGTCAGCAGCTGTGCAGTGGCTCGCTCCggatgctgatgatg AAATACGGACCAACATGGCGAATG TTCCGCAAAATGGTTCACGGTCTCCTCAACGTCGTCACATCGAAAAGCTACATCCCCTACCAGATGCTCGAGAACAAGCAATTGCTCTACCAGTTCCTCACCGAACCTGACGACTTCCTCAAGCACATCCGCCGATACTCCAACGCTCTCACAACAACCATGGTCTTTGGCTGGCGCACACCTACCTACGATGACCCCAAGATGATGCAGCTCTTCGACGGCTTCAACGAGTTCGCAGACTTAAACCAGACCGGCCCAGCTGCCTTCGTCgacttcttccccttcttccagAAACTCCCTTCCTTCCTGCTCcccgcgaagaagaaggcaatggAGCTCCATAAGCATGAGAAAGCGCTGTACAAGGGCCACTGGCTAAAAGCAAAAGAGGACATCCGCAACGATAACATCAAGCCGTGTTTCTGTATTGGCATGAACGAGGCGCAGAAGAAAGACGGGTTCAGCGATGACCAGGCTTCTTATATCTCGGGGACTTTGCTGGAGGCTGGCTCGGATACGACGTCGAGTACCCTGTATGCATTTGTCCAGGCGATGCTCCTTTACCCAGATGTCCAGCGCAAGGCACAAGAAGAAATTGACCGCGTTATCGGGACGGAAAGACTTCCTGTGATGGAGGACCTGGATGATCTGCAGTATATCCGCGGCTGTATGAAGGAAacgctgcgctggatgcCAACGACTATCATGGGCGCCGTCCCGCATGCAGTTACCCAGGACGATGAGTACATGGGGTACTTCATCCCCAAGGGTGCTGGGGTACTGCACAACGTCTGGGCTATTGGCATGGACCCCGAGCGTCATCCCAACCCGAGACAGTTCAACCCGGACCGGTTCAAGGACGATCGCCAGAGTCTTGGTGACGCTGCTGCAAACCCTGATGGCACCAAGAGAGATGCGTTTACGTTTGGTGCTGGTCGCCGCATCTGTCCTGGGATTCACGTTGCCGAGCGGAGTCTGTTCTTGGGTATCTCCAGGATTCTGTGGTCGTTTGATATCAGACCGGCGAAGGATGCGGATGGGAAGGATATTATTCCGGATCAGGAGCGCTTGACGCAGGGGTTTGTCTGTATGCCTGAGGAGTTTCCGGCGAGTATCACGCCGCGGTCGAAGGAGAGGGCTGATATGGTTCGaaaggagtgggaggaggccCAGAAGGAGTGTCTGGATCCGGAGTCGAGGCAGTGGTTGCAGTCGCCTGTGGATTCGAAGAAGGCTTTACGGGGGATGTCTTAG
- a CDS encoding glutathione S-transferase family protein (COG:O;~EggNog:ENOG410PQPW;~InterPro:IPR036249,IPR040079,IPR036282,IPR010987, IPR004045,IPR004046;~PFAM:PF14497,PF02798;~go_function: GO:0005515 - protein binding [Evidence IEA];~go_process: GO:0006749 - glutathione metabolic process [Evidence IEA]) has translation MTDIKLFFWPGSCSIAPHILLHEAGLDFTPLKVEARGNEMVFPQDYRDVNPKMRVPVILVGDEVITEFPAVCTIISQLSKEKKLMGQTPLETVRVYEWLNYLSGTVHASAFGHLFRPWRWTTSDDPEIHNGIKEKAKENAIGCFEYIESRLRDEVAFAVGHDLTAVDGLLYAMYRWAKSSGLVLTSYSKYTRLVENIEKRETVKATLEKEGLDSILSL, from the coding sequence ATGACAGATATCAAACTCTTTTTCTGGCCAGGATCCTGCTCCATAGCACCACATATCCTCCTGCATGAAGCTGGCCTCGATTTTACACCCTTGAAGGTCGAGGCTAGGGGGAATGAAATGGTATTCCCGCAAGACTACCGCGATGTGAACCCCAAGATGCGGGTGCCAGTTATACTTGTCGGTGATGAAGTCATCACCGAATTCCCTGCCGTCTGCACCATCATATCTCAGCTCtccaaagagaagaagctcatGGGGCAAACACCACTTGAGACTGTCCGAGTATACGAGTGGCTGAATTACCTCTCGGGAACCGTCCACGCAAGTGCATTCGGGCACCTGTTTCGCCCTTGGCGATGGACAACGTCGGACGACCCTGAAATCCACAACGGAATTAAGGAGAAGGCCAAAGAGAACGCCATTGGGTGTTTTGAATACATAGAGAGCCGGTTGAGAGATGAAGTGGCGTTTGCAGTGGGCCATGACCTTACTGCAGTTGATGGCCTTTTGTATGCCATGTATCGGTGGGCCAAGTCCAGTGGCCTTGTCTTGACGTCGTATTCAAAGTATACACGGCTCGTGGAGAATAttgagaagagggagacAGTGAAGGCTACgctcgagaaggaaggaTTGGACAGCATTTTGTCTCTATAA